The Cryptococcus deuterogattii R265 chromosome 3, complete sequence genome has a segment encoding these proteins:
- a CDS encoding Atypical/ABC1/ABC1-C protein kinase, whose protein sequence is MIPIRHKSCSLAFLAGRALPRTACRAPQQYRSSSSPATPPADQEEHQPKPLTGSARLFADAEAEEKVTSNASDRDHLRLTQGPVWTGDESTADAVLRMLVDAHKPMRNEGGVKHNAADEKIKGWMKGLQLEPRLGPGSSLPPEEAQEIGLERVEKESPHRTKIPPHLHRPWHATYTGDSQAAETPKVKYGAFINKRTDGDSLTNLLELQLPPNADGKTRAKVKAARQSTKFMGRLDKAREGALDYKLGLGVDDTHIVETGDEGEEGQTFKGNRQIKGSSVLGAQRGRASGMKAWAGLVEDRIQRAREAGFFNNASGKGKPIVADPEERNPHIERGELFMNRIIKRQGALPPWIELQNLLDSNLRSFRATLLTTYKTQLVRNVISTNALHPLPPLHAIPDRDEAWEAREFKFHQENVKQINDLVRRMNAQAPSPARRNLITLEGELSKIRGEVLKNEVWEEIKKRAEESINMPYQRERPGLAPFIFDGEGWTKLKNITRRSFGTRAVSGTAPSINTDVGALEGSSKTYSGGPKGKHSSGPGSRSGRDPRPLRLVIMTGVGVGVIIYLRRRPVKNDSADFIPVHRPLQSIPPPQPDIVASSPSEPPLTFTRIINIYIFEPIGTFFRFFYLACLFAPVIFLTPMLLVGKPGKRHRSLIGRPISEEDQGWGAIWWYGFLVKQMERAGPSFIKLGQWAASRADLFPAALCEKMSKLHSNGKPHSLGYTKKVMEAAFGMSFDDIFEEFDDEPIGCGAIAQVYKAKLTPKILADTKLDGLPRSAESDTASVAIKVIHPRVSKTIRRDIAIMSIFANIINAFPGMQWFSLPEEVQVFGEMMNSQLDLRVEASNLDKFLHNFDKRGRRVTFPTPIRLSDGKKELEEEMKEVLVEEFEDALPLKYFLQNGGGPYDHKIANIGLDAFLEMLLIDNWTHGDLHPGNIMVRFYKPTTTDYLSPLLHALGKDPTPSTDESVASHDSLVHTLAAVSKDSETWLNKLDELHQEGYEPQLIFIDAGLVTSLDKKNRRNFLDLFQAVAEFDGYKAGKLMIERCRTPDFAIDEETFALKMQHIVLSVKSKTFSLAKIKISDILTDVLKAVRQHHVKMEGDFVNTVISILLLEGIGRQLDPDMDLFKSALPILRQLGKQMGTREAIQATPTGNILAMIKLWVWVEARQVAGEVSTLDEWIKYDRLMPSI, encoded by the exons ATGATTCCCATCCGCCACAAGTCATGCTCGCTGGCGTTTCTGGCCGGGCGTGCTCTGCCTAGAACCGCTTGCCGAGCTCCACAGCAGTATCGATCTTCCAGCTCCCCGGCGACTCCGCCTGCCGACCAAGAAGAGCATCAACCTAAACCTCTCACAGGCAGCGCCAGGCTATTCGCCGATGCCGAAGCTGAAGAAAAGGTCACATCGAATGCTTCCGATCGTGATCACTTGCGACTGACTCAAGGCCCAGTTTGGACTGGAGATGAGTCTACTGCAGATGCTGTGCTGCGAATGCTGGTGGACGCTCATAAACCAATGAGGAATGAAGGGGGAGTTAAGCACAATGCAGCTGATGAGAAGATaaagggatggatgaaggggcTCCAACTGGAACCTAGATTAGGTCCTGGATCTTCTTTGCCAcctgaagaagctcaagagATTGGACTAGAGAgggtggaaaaggagagccCTCATAGGACGAAAATACCCCCTCACTTACATCGGCCTTGGCACGCTACCTACACGGGAGATTCCCAAGCTGCTGAGACGCCAAAGGTCAAATATGGGGCATTCATTAATAAGCGGACCGACGGAGATTCTCTTACCAACTTACTTGAACTTCAATTACCCCCGAATGCAGATGGCAAGACCCGTGCAAAAGTGAAAGCTGCTCGTCAATCGACAAAATTTATGGGTAGATTAGACAAAGCACGTGAAGGAGCATTGGATTATAAACTGGGTCTGGGAGTGGACGACACGCATATCGTAGAGAcgggagatgaaggggaggaaggacagACGTTCAAGGGGAATCGACAAATAAAGGGTAGCAGTGTTTTGGGAGctcaaagaggaagagccaGCGGTATGAAAGCTTGGGCAGGTCTGGTGGAAGATCGGATACAG AGAGCAAGAG AGGCAGGATTTTTCAACAATGCAAGCGGAAAAGGCAAACCGATTGTTGCTGATCCCGAGGAAAGAAATCCTCACATCG AGCGAGGCGAGCTTTTTATGAATCGCATCATTAAGCGCCAAGGTGCTCTTCCACCGTGGATTGAGCTGCAGAACCTTCTCGACTCTAATCTCCGCTCGTTTCGCGCCACCCTTTTGACTACTTACAAGACCCAGCTTGTCCGCAACGTCATCTCTACAAAcgcccttcatcctttgcCTCCTCTGCATGCGATTCCTGATCGGGATGAAGCTTGGGAAGCCAGAGAATTCAAATTTCATCAAGAAAATGTAAAACAAATTAATGATCTCGTCCGTCGGATGAATGCCCAAGCTCCATCGCCTGCGCGAAGGAATCTTATCACTCTCGAGGGAGAGTTGAGCAAGATTAGGGGGGAggtgttgaagaatgaggtttgggaagagatcaaAAAGCGAGCCGAAGAAAGTATCAATATGCCGTATCAACGGGAAAGACCTGGATTAGCGCCATTTATATTTGATGGAGAGGGTTGGACAAAGTTAAAAAATATCACGAGGCGCTCATTTGGGACGAGGGCTGTATCTGGGACCGCGCCATCGATTAACACCGATGTGGGTGCTCTTGAGGGATCTTCAAAGACATACTCTGGTGGTCCAAAGGGGAAGCATTCGTCCGGGCCGGGCAGTCGTAGCGGAAGAGATCCTCGCCCGCTTAGACTCGTGATCATGACCGGTGTAGGTGTCGGTGTCATAATCTATCTGCGTCGTCGACCTGTTAAAAATGACTCTGCCGACTTTATTCCTGTTCACCGCCCTCTCCAGTCGAttccacctcctcaacctgACATCGtcgcctcttctccttcggAACCGCCCCTTACTTTCACTCGTATCATCAATATCTATATCTTTGAGCCCATTGGTACTTTCTTCCGGTTCTTTTATCTAGCCTGTCTCTTTGCCCCCGTGATCTTCTTAACTCCGATGCTTCTAGTAGGGAAACCGGGAAAGCGACATCGCAGTCTTATTGGGCGACCAATAAGCGAAGAAGACCAGGGTTGGGGGGCTATATGGTGGTACGGCTTCCTCGTCAAGCAAATGGAACGCGCGGGACCCTCTTTCATCAAACTTGGTCAATGGGCGGCTTCACGAGCTGATTTATTCCCTGCAGCGCTATGCGAGAAAATGTCCAAACTGCATTCAAATGGCAAACCGCATTCTTTAGGGTATACCAAAAAGGTTATGGAGGCTGCGTTTGGTATGAGCTTTGATGATATATTCGAGGAGTTTGATGACGAGCCAATTGGATGTGGGGCTATCGCTCAA GTGTACAAAGCGAAACTTACGCCAAAAATTCTGGCTGACACCAAATTAGATGGATTACCCAGATCTGCTGAGTCAGACACAGCCAGTGTTGCCATCAAAGTTATTCATCCTCGCGTCTCCAAAACAATCCGCCGAGACATTGCGATCATGTCCATTTTTGCCAACATTATCAACGCTTTCCCCGGTATGCAGTGGTTCTCTCTCCCTGAAGAAGTTCAGGTATTtggggagatgatgaattCCCAACTTGATTTGAGAGTTGAGGCTTCCAACTTGGACAAATTTTTGCATAACTTTGAtaagagagggagaagggttACGTTTCCTACCCCAATCAGGCTGAGCgatgggaaaaaagaactggaggaagagatgaaggaggtcTTAGTGGAGGAGTTTGAGGATGCCTTGCCACTCAAATACTTCTTGCAAAATGGGGGAGGACCATACGATCACAAGATTGCAAACATTGGGTTAGATGCTTTCCTG GAAATGCTGCTAATAGATAACTGGACACACGGCGATTTGCACCCGGGAAATATCATGGTCCGGTTTTACAAACCTACGACAACCGACTACTTGTCTCCTCTCTTGCACGCTCTTGGGAAGGATCCTACTCCCTCAACTGATGAATCAGTCGCCTCTCATGATAGTCTTGTGCATACGCTCGCCGCTGTTTCCAAAGATAGCGAAACATGGTTGAACAAGCTTGACGAGCTGCATCAAGAAGGTTATGAACCTCAATTGATCTTTATCGACGCAGGTTTGGTTACTTCTTTGGACAAGAAGAATCGTCGAAAttttcttgatctctttcAGGCTGTTGCCGAGTTCGATGGATACAAGGCTGGCAAACTCATGATCGAACGATGCCGCACACCCGATTTTGCAATCGACGAAGAGACCTTTGCGCTCAAAATGCAGCACATCGTACTCAGCGTTAAATCCAAGACATTCTCTCTCGCCAAGATCAAGATCAGTGATATCCTTACCGATGTTTTGAAGGCCGTCCGTCAGCACCACGtgaaaatggaaggagaCTTTGTCAACACCGTCATATCTATTCTGTTACTGGAAGGTATCGGTCGACAACTGGATCCGGACATGGACTTGTTCAAGTCGGCGCTGCCGATTTTGAGGCAATTGGGAAAGCAGATGGGCACCAGAGAAGCCATTCAGGCCACTCCAACTGGTAATATTCTCGCGATGATCAAG CTATGGGTGTGGGTAGAAGCAAGGCAGGTGGCGGGAGAAGTTTCTACCTTGGATGAATGGATCAAG TACGACCGCCTCATGCCATCAATCTAG
- a CDS encoding tRNA-dihydrouridine synthase 1, translated as MVDQSELAWRLLSRSPLPPALAGPPETVKTPQGKTYIRHPGGAHVCYTPMIHAKVFVDAKGEGGRNGDGQFCLSLDEEGGEGTIGGVEGGDRPLIVQFCANDPDILLAAAKKVEHRCDAVDINFGCPQGIAKRGHYGSFLQDEWELIHKLISTLHENLSVPVTAKFRIFPDLDKTIAYARMMEAAGAQILTCHGRTREMKGQNTGLADWEYIREVKKAVKVPVFANGNILYREDVDRCMEVTGCDGVMTAEGNLSNPAIFMPPDHPYAHPPITLLAHRYLDIVEALETPTAGSAIKAHLFRLLKPVLDTDEELRVQIATCRWSDGMHGFREIIRDIERRCVPVREAVGGADWKPPAIDPKTGYRSLPMFAAQPQIRAKPVSTEIGGHEDMVSRPASPGKNGEQDQDRIFDVPNITTAPASSVPGTILFSRSHRHTGLGQTERCVHSDCTGVAATRCPTRACITHCRILRAVEAGYTREEAEAESTKGGLVGMGCDAHEEKVKARKEREARKRKGREMAKEKAKERKKEEKAKAREEREKSKEKVEMTEEEASFAAGLA; from the exons ATGGTCGACCAAAGCGAGCTT GCCTGGCGTCTTCTCTCAcgatctcctcttcccccagCTCTTGCAGGTCCCCCTGAGACAGTGAAAACTCCACAAGGCAAGACATATATCCGCCATCCCGGTGGTGCCCATGTCTGCTATACGCCAATGATTCACGCCAAAGTATTCGTGGATGCcaaaggagagggtggaCGTAATGGAGATGGTCAGTTTTGTCTGAGtctggatgaagaaggtggggAGGGCACTATTGGGggggtggaaggaggtgacAGGCCTCTTATTGTGCAGTTTTGTGCCAATGATCCTGATATTTTGCTGGCGGCtgcgaagaaggtggagcATAGGTGTGATGCGGTGGATATCAACTT TGGATGTCCGCAAGGCATTGCTAAACGAGGTCATTATGGTTCTTTCCTCCAAGACGAATGGGAGCTTATACATAAACTCA TCTCTACGCTTCACGAGAACCTTTCTGTCCCTGTGACTGCCAAATTCCGCATCTTCCCCGACCTCGACAAGACTATCGCATATGCTCGTATGATGGAAGCCGCCGGTGCTCAAATCCTCACCTGTCACGGCCGTACacgagagatgaagggacAGAACACTGGTCTCGCCGATTGGGAATACATCCGCGAGGTGAAAAAAGCCGTCAAGGTGCCAGTGTTTGCGAATGGAAATATACTGTACAGGGAAGATGTGGACCGGTGTATGGAGGTGACGGGTTGTGATGGGGTGATGACTGCAGAAGGCAACTTGTCGAATCCTGCCATCTTTATGCCACCCGACCACCCATACGCCCATCCACCGATAACGCTTCTCGCCCACCGGTACCTCGACATTGTGGAAGCGCTTGAGACGCCTACGGCAGGAAGCGCTATCAAAGCCCATCTTTTCCGACTCCTGAAACCTGTGCTCGACACGGACGAGGAACTACGCGTACAGATTGCGACCTGTCGATGGTCTGACGGTATGCACGGTTTCCGTGAGATTATTAGGGATATCGAAAGGCGATGTGTACCTGTTCGTGAAGCTGTTGGCGGGGCGGATTGGAAACCACCGGCGATTGATCCCAAGACGGGTTATCGATCCCTCCCCATGTTTGCGGCTCAGCCGCAAATACGTGCGAAACCCGTTTCGACCGAGATTGGAGGTCATGAAGATATGGTATCGCGTCCCGCGTCCCCGGGTAAAAATGGTGAACAAGACCAAGACCGAATATTTGATGTACCGAATATCACGACTGCGCCGGCATCTTCTGTGCCCGGCACGATTCTCTTTTCCCGATCACATCGCCATACCGGTTTAGGCCAGACGGAACGGTGTGTGCACTCGGATTGTACGGGTGTCGCGGCGACACGATGTCCTACGCGGGCATGTATTACGCATTGCAGGATACTGCGTGCGGTGGAAGCAGGGTATacgagggaagaggctgagGCGGAGAGTACAAAGGGCGGGCTGGTGGGGATGGGTTGTGATGCCCATGAGGAGAAAGTGAAGGccagaaaggagagggaagcgaGGAAGCGcaaggggagagagatggcaaaggaaaaggcaaaggagaggaagaaggaggagaaggccaaggcaagggaggagagagagaagagcaaggaaaaggtggagatgacagaggaagaagcatcGTTCGCAGCTGGGTTGGCATAG
- a CDS encoding type 2C protein Phosphatase: MLSRQPYSRLGASLKRTAATRSSLLQAHPRPYSSSSSSSSSSSSSVNVKTTAFVSVALLTSAYLLYQYESGSDSGLGHKSTFKVNIRTGRGGVQTYEFPRKPDDQVERELCQHESSQKVGRKGNPVVRWDSNWVGSNEPCEDRWAVDLLPRGRGRGQQRQRQRPVQEAVLGFWKGWYKGDSIPESALTQHQEDEGEGKRDWMLFSIMDGHAGDATSSLLAKTLHPTLSMALASLQAGNPPPPPRHNVWGWAQWVDYLSPSYWLGLGNENVWTPENVSKTIQNAFVQLDDNICQTPIKLLPTLSSPSPSTSSSPTPRQTLVALAQPAAAGACAINTLVDSENNGIYVAVTGDCRAVAGWEGKDGVWRCDVLSEDQMGDNPREIERMRKEHPMSERDTVIRNGRVQGGLQPTRAFGDAVYKWTNAQAAQIAEAFQAEGEKPRPGRPWNYTPPYVTARPEVTYRKLDSQTGEKLRFIVLATDGLWDRITSEESTLLVASYLAHSSHKPLPKSALPKRFPLAAPPSTRPYPAQNLPAPTGEAASDTWVYEGDGNAATHLIRNSLAGGDVKTRGELMSLSGKVSRWMRDDITVTVVFFGDN, translated from the exons ATGCTGTCACGACAACCTTACTCTCGCCTCGGCGCTTCTCTCAAGAGGACAGCAGCCACCCGCTCGTCGCTGCTGCAGGCGCACCCCCGGCCTTACAGctcgtcgtcttcgtcttcgtcgtcgtcgtcgtccaGCGTCAATGTCAAGACGACAGCATTTGTATCGGTCGCATTACTAACTTCTGCCTATTTACTCTATCAATACGAATCCGGCTCTGACTCTGGCTTGGGCCACAAGTCCACGTTCAAAGTCAACATTAGGACTGGCCGGGGTGGTGTGCAGACGTACGAATTCCCGCGCAAGCCAGACGACCAAGTCGAGCGTGAACTTTGCCAACATGAATCCTCGCAAAAAGTGGGTAGGAAGGGTAATCCGGTGGTGAGGTGGGATAGTAATTGGGTAGGGTCGAATGAGCCGTGTGAAGATCGATGGGCGGTGGACCTTTTGCCCCGAGGGCGAGGGCGAGGGCAGCAGCGACAGCGACAGCGACCGGTCCAGGAAGCGGTACTAGGGTTTTGGAAGGGGTGGTACAAGGGAGACTCGATACCCGAGTCGGCACTTACTCAGCACcaagaggacgaaggggaagggaaacgCGACTGGATGCTGTTTTCAATCATGGATGGTCATGCTGGCGATGCGACGTCTAGCCTCTTGGCAAAAACACTTCATCCGACGTTGAGTATGGCGCTTGCGAGTCTTCAAGCCGGGAAtccgcctccgcctcctcgTCATAACGTATGGGGATGGGCACAATGGGTGGATTACTTGAGTCCGTCGTATTGGTTAGGGCTGGGTAACGAAAATGTCTGGACGCCGGAGAATGTTTCAAAGACTATCCAAAATGC GTTTGTGCAACTGGATGATAATATTTGCCAAACTCCCATCAAACTTTTACCTACCCTctcatccccttccccatccacatccaGTTCTCCAACGCCTCGTCAAACGCTGGTAGCGCTTGCTCAACCAGCCGCTGCTGGCGCATGTGCGATTAACACACTTGTAGATTCGGAGAATAACGGTATCTACGTAGCAGTGACGGGGGATTGTCGTGCAGTTGCTgggtgggaagggaaagatggGGTATGGCGATGCGATGTGTTGAGTGAAGACCAGATGGGCGACAATCCTCGTGAGATTGAGAG gatgagaaaagaacatCCAATGTCAGAGAGGGATACAGTTATTCGGAACGGTCGTGTCCAAGGAGGTCTCCAGCCAACGCGAGCTTTTGGTGATGCCGTTTACAAATGGACAAATGCCCAGGCTGCGCA AATCGCAGAGGCTTTCCAAGCAGAAGGCGAAAAACCTCGTCCAGGCCGACCTTGGAACTATACGCCTCCTTATGTGACTGCGCGGCCTGAAGTGACGTATCGTAAACTCGACTCGCAGACTGGCGAGAAACTCCGATTCATCGTGCTTGCCACCGACGGAT TATGGGACAGGATAACGTCTGAAGAATCTACGCTGCTTGTGGCATCCTACCTGGCGCACTCTTCCCATAAACCGCTTCCCAAATCAGCGCTCCCTAAGCGTTTCCCACTCGCGGCGCCACCGTCGACACGTCCGTACCCGGCACAAAACCTTCCTGCACCAACGGGCGAAGCGGCAAGCGATACGTGGGTGTACGAGGGTGACGGGAATGCAGCGACGCATTTGATCAGGAATAGTTTGGCAGGAGGGGATGTGAAGACGAGAGGCGAGTTGATGAGTCTTAGCGGCAAGGTGTCGCGGTGGATGAGAGACGATATTACTGTCAC GGTGGTGTTCTTCGGCGACAACTAG
- a CDS encoding choline-phosphate cytidylyltransferase, translating to MSSNPPVQKRYNRNRLGERRANRDPSSSRDASEEDNDNVENSFSDVGSMNSYRAEALSTTSTIDSPTRMPPPPLPPHPASSSPSTTQAGRRSYMQRRVEELSGEGSQSESLDSPTYDGDVESSSTIGGAPAHHQHISFRSPSFPSPVSTSDALHPAPHTVQRQPTPKASHTGLSAADYPAVQTPKAAYVRPSDVPVAPSVALDECAKGPPATSPFPSPNSARGPPKMYTRAVERTEEDIKGFVERAIQGRGQEDGVERWWKTNPPPEGKVVRVYADGVYDLFHFGHALQLRQAKLSFPQVHLLVGVCSDVLCAQHKSAPAMTHAERCEAVRHCRWADEVIPDAPWVVDQAFLDKYQIDYIAHDEEVYPSKNHEDVYAFAKKEGRFVPTRRTPAISTSDLLERIVRGYRDGFFDSKLEKNGHPELLAADVDWDSSASMERREKRKAAHHHKVKK from the exons ACAATGTCGAAAACTCATTTTCCGATGTCGGATCCATGAACTCTTACCGTGCCGAAGCACTCTCTACGACCTCAACCATCGATTCGCCTACCAGGAtgcctccgcctcctcttccgccccACCCCGCTTCAAGCTCGCCAAGCACTACTCAGGCGGGCAGACGTTCTTACATGCAAAGACGCGTAGAAGAACTGAGCGGAGAAGGCAGTCAGAGCGAGAGTCTCGATTCCCCAAC ATATGACGGCGATGTGGAGAGCTCTTCCACCATTGGAGGTGCACCCGCTCACCACCAACACATTAGCTTCAGAAGCCCCTCATTCCCAAGCCCAGTGTCTACATCCGATGCCCTTCATCCCGCACCCCACACCGTCCAGCGACAGCCCACGCCTAAAGCTTCCCATACGGGCCTCTCCGCCGCCGATTACCCTGCGGTACAGACTCCTAAAGCAGCCTATGTTCGACCATCAGATGTTCCTGTTGCACCCTCTGTAGCGCTAGACGAGTGTGCGAAAGGCCCTCCAGCAACTTCCCCATTCCCGTCTCCGAATTCCGCTAGAGGACCGCCGAAGATGTACACCCGTGCTGTAGAGCGCACAGAAGAGGATATCAAGGGATTCGTTGAGCGAGCGATCCAAGGTagagggcaagaagatggcgtTGAAAGATGGTGGAAAACCAACCCTCCGCCTGAGGGCAAGGTCGTGAGAGTATACGCAGATGGTGTCTatgatctcttccattttgG CCATGCCTTGCAACTTCGCCAAGCGAagctttcctttccccaaGTTCATCTCCTGGTCGGTGTTTGCTCTGATGTTCTGTGTGCGCAGCACAAGTCTGCCCCAGCTATGACCCATGCCGAACGTTGTGAAGCAGTCAGACATTGTCGATGGGCAGATGAGGTTATCCCTGACGCACCTTGGGTTGTTGATCAAGCCTTTTTGGATAAGTACCAGATCGATTATATTGCacatgatgaagaagtttACCCGAGCAAGAATCATGAAGATGTTTATGCCTTTGCtaagaaggagg GCCGCTTCGTTCCCACCCGCCGAACACCTGCCATTTCAACATCCGACCTCCTCGAGCGGATTGTCCGAGGCTACAGAGATGGTTTCTTCGATTCTAAACTCGAAAAGAACGGTCATCCCGAATTGTTGGCCGCGGATGTCGATTGGGACTCTAGCGCATCAATGGAGAGgcgagaaaagagaaaggcgGCGCATCACCACAAAGTGAAAAAATAA